The Gopherus evgoodei ecotype Sinaloan lineage unplaced genomic scaffold, rGopEvg1_v1.p scaffold_210_arrow_ctg1, whole genome shotgun sequence genome has a segment encoding these proteins:
- the LOC115640136 gene encoding spliceosome RNA helicase DDX39B, producing MAENDVDNELLDYEDDEVENQAAGDGVDVPPKKDVKGSYVSIHSSGFRDFLLKPELLRAIVDCGFEHPSEVQHECIPQAILGMDVLCQAKSGMGKTAVFVLATLQQLEPVTGQVSVLVMCHTRELAFQISKEYERFSKYMPSVKVAVFFGGLSIKKDEEVLKKNCPHIVVGTPGRILALARNKSLNLKHIKHFILDECDKMLEQLDMRRDVQEIFRMTPHEKQVMMFSATLSKEIRPVCRKFMQDPMEIFVDDETKLTLHGLQQYYVKLKDNEKNRKLFDLLDVLEFNQVVIFVKSVQRCIALAQLLVEQNFPAIAIHRGMPQEERLSRYQQFKDFQRRILVATNLFGRGMDIERVNIAFNYDMPEDSDTYLHRVARAGRFGTKGLAITFVSDENDAKILNDVQDRFEVNISELPDEIDISSYIEQTR from the exons ATGGCGGAGAACGACGTGGATAACGAGCTGCTGGATTATGAGGATGACGAGGTGGAGAACCAGGCGGCCGGCGACGGGGTGGACGTGCCCCCCAAGAAGGACGTCAAGGGGTCCTACGTCTCCATCCACAGCTCCGGCTTCCGGGACTTTCTGCTGAAACCCGAACTCCTCCGGGCCATCGTCGACTGCGGCTTCGAGCACCCCTCGGAAG tgCAGCACGAGTGCATCCCGCAGGCCATCCTGGGCATGGACGTGCTGTGCCAGGCCAAGTCGGGCATGGGCAAGACGGCCGTGTTCGtgctggccacgctgcagcagctggagcccgtcacggggcag GTGTCGGTGCTGGTGATGTGCCACACGCGGGAGCTGGCGTTCCAGATCAGCAAGGAGTATGAGCGCTTCTCCAAGTATATGCCCAGCGTCAAG GTGGCGGTGTTTTTCGGGGGCCTGTCCATCAAGAAGGATGAGGAGGTGCTGAAGAAGAACTGCCCCCACATCGTGGTGGGGACGCCGGGCCGGATTCTGGCCCTGGCGCGCAACAAGAGCCTCAACCTGAAACACATCAAGCACTTCATCCTGGACGAGTGCGACAAGATGCTGGAGCAGCTCG ATATGCGCCGGGACGTCCAGGAGATCTTCCGCATGACCCCGCACGAAAAGCAGGTCATGATGTTTAGCGCCACCCTGAGCAAGGAAATCCGCCCCGTCTGCCGCAAATTCATGCAAGAC cccatgGAGATCTTCGTGGACGACGAGACGAAGCTGACGCTGCACGGCCTGCAGCAATACTATGTCAAGCTGAAGGACAACGAGAAGAACCGCAAGCTCTTCGACCTGCTCGACGTGCTGGAGTTCAATCAG gtgGTGATCTTCGTCAAGTCGGTGCAGCGCTGCATCGCGCTGGCCCAGCTGCTGGTGGAGCAGAACTTCCCGGCCATCGCCATCCACCGGGGCATGCCCCAGGAGGAGAG gcTGTCCCGCTACCAGCAGTTCAAGGATTTCCAGCGCCGGATCCTGGTGGCCACCAACCTCTTCGGCCGGGGGATGGACATCGAGCGGGTCAACATCGCCTTCAACTACGACATGCCCGAGGACTCCGACACCTACCTGCACCGG GTGGCGCGCGCCGGACGGTTTGGCACCAAGGGCCTGGCCATCACCTTCGTGTCGGACGAGAACGACGCCAAGATCCTGAACGACGTGCAGGATCGCTTCGAGGTGAACATCAGCGAGCTGCCCGACGAGATCGACATCTCCTCCTACA tcGAGCAGACCCGATAA